One Streptomyces formicae genomic window, GCCGTGGTCGGAGCGGATCAGATGCAGGCACAGGTCGATGCCCGCCGCCTCGCCCGCCGAGGTGAGGACCTCGCCCTCGTCGACGTACAGGACGTCCGCGTCCACCGTCACCGCGGGGAACGTCCGTGCGAAGAGGTCCGCCGACATCCAGTGCGTCGTCGCCCTGCGGCCGTCCAGGAGACCGGCTGCCGCGAGGACGAAGGAGCCGGTGCAGATGGCGGCCACCCGCCCCGCGGCCCCCCGCAGGGCCGCCGCGAGATCCGCGTCCAGGCCGCCGGGCGTCAGCCCCTCGTCGCTCTCGTGCGAGGCGATGACGAGCACGGTGTCCGCCGCCGCCACCACGTCGAGGCCGTGCTCGGCGTGGATCGGGAAGTCCGCGTCCGTACGGATCATGCCGGGGCGCGGCGCGCACGTGCGCACGTCGTAGAGGAGCTCGCCGGACGCCGATCGCGCCGTGCCGAGCAGCTGGTGGACCAGGCCGAGCTCCATCGGCAGGACACCGTCCCTGACGAGCACCGCCACCCGGTGCCGCGCCACGGATCCTTCAGGACTCATGGCCGAATCCTCGCAGACGGGCCTACGACGACGCCGCCGACAACGGCCTCGCCACCTCCTCCAGCGACTTCCGCTCCGCCCGCACCGCGAACACCGCCGCCACCAGGCCCGCCGCGCACATCAGGCCCGCCCCGACCTGGAAGGCGAGGACCGTGTCCGCGACCTTGCCGGTGTCCGTGAGTTCCGCGAAGAGCAGCGGGCCGCTGATGCCTCCGGCCGCCGTGCCGACCGCGTAGAAGAAGGCGATGGCCATGGCGCGCGTCTCCATCGGGAAGATCTCCGAGACGGTGAGGTACGCGCTGCTCGCGCCGGCCGACGCCACGAACAGGACCACCGACCAGCACGCCGTCAGGGTCACCGCGGTCAGCGAGCCCCGGTCGAAGAGCGCCGCCGTGGCGAACAGGAGCAGGCCCGAGAGGACGTACGTCGAGGTGATCATGGTTCGGCGGCCCACCGTGTCGAAGAGCTTGCCGAGGGCGAGCGGGCCGAGGAAGTTGCAGGCGGCTATCACCGCGAAGTAGTAGCCCGTCTCGGCCGCGGGGACGTCGTAGAACGTCGTGAGGATCGCGCCGAAGCCGAAGGTGATCGCGTTGTAGAGGAACGCCTGTCCGATGAAGAGGGAGAGACCGAGCACGGCCCGGCGCGGATAGACCGTGAAGACCGTACGGGCGATGGTGAGGAAGCCGATCGACGTGCGCTGATGGATCGTGATCTCGCCTTGCGGCGCGGGCAGTTCACCGCCGCCGTGTTCGGCGCGCACCTCGGCCTCCGCCGTCTCGACCAGCCTCTCCGCCTCCTCCCCTCTGCCGTGGATGAACAGCCAGCGCGGGCTCTCCGGGACGTTGCGCCGTACGAGGAGGATGACCAGGCCGAGTACGACGCCGAGGGCGAAGGTCAGCCGCCAGCCCACGTCGGCAGGGAACAGGTCCGTGTCGAGCGCGACGATCGAGAGCAGCGAGCCGCCGACCGCGCCGAGCCAGAAGCTGCCGTTGATGATCAGGTCGACGCGCCCCCGGTAGGTGGCGGGGATCAGTTCGTCGATCGCCGAGTTGATCGCCGCGTACTCGCCGCCGATGCCGAAGCCCGTGAGGAAGCGGAAGACGAAGAACCACCAGGACTGGAAGGAGAGGGCCGTCAGCGCGGTGGCCGCCAGATAGACCACGAGCGTCACCATGAACAGCTTCTTGCGGCCGAAGAGGTCGGTGAGGCGGCCGAAGAACAGCGCCCCGGAGCACGCCCCCGCCACGTACAGCGCCGCCGCGAGCCCGGTGACCTGCGCCGATGTGATGGCCAGGCCGCTGCCGTCCTCGGAGAGGCGGCCCGCGATGTTCCCGACGACGGTGACTTCCAGGCCGTCCAGGATCCACACCGTGCCGAGGCCGATGACGATCGTCCAGTGCCAGCGGGACCAGGGCAGGCGGTCCAGACGGGCGGGCACGGCGGTGGTGACGGTGCTACCGGTGCCGCCGCGCGGGGCGGCCTCGGCGTCGGGGGCAGCTGGCATGGGTCCTCCCGGGGGTCCCCCGCCGAGTCCCCCACCGGGACCGGACTACGCCCGCCCCGCGCGCCGCCCCCTCAAGCCCAGCGCGGCGTCACACCCCGCACGCCCCTCAAACCCAGCGCGGCGTCACGCCCCCAGCGCCCGCGACACCGCATAGATCGCGAGCCCCGCCAGGGAGCCGACCACCGTGCCGTTGATCCGGATGAACTGCAGGTCACGGCCGATGTGTGCCTCGATCTTCTTCGAGGTGTGCTCGGCGTCCCAGCCCGCGACGGTGTCCGTGATGAGCGAGGTGATCTCGTCGCGGTACGTGGTGACCACGTAGACCGCCGCGCCCTCGACCCAGCCGTCGACCTTCTGCTGCAACCGGCCGTCCGTCGCCATCCTGGCGCCGAGCGAGAGCAGCGAGGCCCGCACGCGCAGGCGCAGCTCGCTGCGCTCGTCCTCGGCTGCGGCCACGATCATCTGGCGGACCGCCGACCAGGCGGAGGCGATCAGGTCCTGCACCTCGCCCCGTCCGAGGACCTCCCGCTTCAGGCGCTCCACGCGCTCGCGGGTGTCCGGGTCGGACTGGAGGTCGCCCGCGAAGTCGGAGAGGAAGCGGTCCACGGCGCCGCGCGCGGGGTGCTCGGGCATGTCCCGCATCTCGGTGACGAAGCGGAGCAGTTCCTTGTAGACGCGCTCGCCGACCCGCTTGTCGACGAACCGGGGCGTCCAGCCGGGGGCGCCGCCCTGCACCGCGTCCATCACCGAGTCGGCGTGCTCGACCAGCCAGTCGTGGGCGCGGACGCAGACCAGGTCCACCACCCGCTTGTGGCCGCCGTCCGCGACGACCTTCTCCAGCATCTTGCCGATGCCGGGCGCGATCTCCTGGGCGTCGGCGCGGCGCGTGATGGCCTCGCCGACCACCGCCTGCACGTCGGAGTCCCGCAGGACGGTGAGGGCGCCGCGCAGCGCCGTGGCCAGTTCGGCCGTCACGCGGTCGGCGTGCGCGGGCTCGGCCAGCCAGGCACCGAGGCGTCCGCCGATGCCGACGGCGTGCAGCCTGCCTCGTACGACGTCGGCGGAGAGGAAGTTCTCGCCGACGAACTCACCGAGGGAGGCGCCCAGCTGGTCCTTCTTGTTCGGGATGATCGCCGTGTGCGGGATGGGCAGGCCGAGCGGGTGGCGGAAGAGTGCCGTCACCGCGAACCAGTCGGCGAGCGCGCCGACCATGCCCGCCTCGGCGGCCGCCGCCACGTACCCCGCCCAGGCGCCCGCGCCGGAGTTCTGCGCCCACTTCGCCAGAACGTAGACCACGGCGACGAAGACGAGAAGGCCGGTCGCCGTGATCTTCATGCGGCGCACCCCGCGCCGCTTCTCCTCGTCGGCGGCGCTGTAGGTGAAACCGCCGGGCGTCACCGGGCCCCCCGCGGGCCCGCCGCCCCTTGCCCCATTGGGGGGACCCTCCGCGCCGTCGGTGGAACCCCCTGCTCCGAACGGGGCGCCGCTTGAAGAGCGAACCTCGCGGGCATGCTGCCCCGCGTCCCCCTTGCCGGGTTCGGCCGCTTCCTCCGCGTTCGTGCGTTCCACTCAGTCCACCTGGCCCGTTCGCCTAGTCCTCATCCGCATTGTGCCCACGTCGTGTGTCGTACGCCCCACATGACCGACTCCTGGAACGGACGACAAGTTCCCGGCGTCTCACTGGGCGGAGGGGGGCAGTGTCGGCCGCCTCACGGCCCATGACGCATCATGGGGTGATCACATCGGAGCCTCGGGGCTCCCCCTGCCCGAGGAGAAAGAGCCCGCATGACCAAGCGACACGGTTATGCCCTTCTCGCCGCGGTCCTC contains:
- a CDS encoding GlxA family transcriptional regulator; this encodes MSPEGSVARHRVAVLVRDGVLPMELGLVHQLLGTARSASGELLYDVRTCAPRPGMIRTDADFPIHAEHGLDVVAAADTVLVIASHESDEGLTPGGLDADLAAALRGAAGRVAAICTGSFVLAAAGLLDGRRATTHWMSADLFARTFPAVTVDADVLYVDEGEVLTSAGEAAGIDLCLHLIRSDHGSAVAAEVARRTVVPPHREGGQAQYIQRPVPEPRLTSTSEARAWALPRLAEPLTLADLAAVESMSVRTFSRRFREETGLTPMQWLTQRRLERARELLEATDHTIDRVATEAGFGTGASLRQHFALGLGVSPGAYRATFRGAGVGAGADALGDDAHV
- a CDS encoding MFS transporter; amino-acid sequence: MPAAPDAEAAPRGGTGSTVTTAVPARLDRLPWSRWHWTIVIGLGTVWILDGLEVTVVGNIAGRLSEDGSGLAITSAQVTGLAAALYVAGACSGALFFGRLTDLFGRKKLFMVTLVVYLAATALTALSFQSWWFFVFRFLTGFGIGGEYAAINSAIDELIPATYRGRVDLIINGSFWLGAVGGSLLSIVALDTDLFPADVGWRLTFALGVVLGLVILLVRRNVPESPRWLFIHGRGEEAERLVETAEAEVRAEHGGGELPAPQGEITIHQRTSIGFLTIARTVFTVYPRRAVLGLSLFIGQAFLYNAITFGFGAILTTFYDVPAAETGYYFAVIAACNFLGPLALGKLFDTVGRRTMITSTYVLSGLLLFATAALFDRGSLTAVTLTACWSVVLFVASAGASSAYLTVSEIFPMETRAMAIAFFYAVGTAAGGISGPLLFAELTDTGKVADTVLAFQVGAGLMCAAGLVAAVFAVRAERKSLEEVARPLSAASS
- a CDS encoding DUF445 domain-containing protein, with amino-acid sequence MERTNAEEAAEPGKGDAGQHAREVRSSSGAPFGAGGSTDGAEGPPNGARGGGPAGGPVTPGGFTYSAADEEKRRGVRRMKITATGLLVFVAVVYVLAKWAQNSGAGAWAGYVAAAAEAGMVGALADWFAVTALFRHPLGLPIPHTAIIPNKKDQLGASLGEFVGENFLSADVVRGRLHAVGIGGRLGAWLAEPAHADRVTAELATALRGALTVLRDSDVQAVVGEAITRRADAQEIAPGIGKMLEKVVADGGHKRVVDLVCVRAHDWLVEHADSVMDAVQGGAPGWTPRFVDKRVGERVYKELLRFVTEMRDMPEHPARGAVDRFLSDFAGDLQSDPDTRERVERLKREVLGRGEVQDLIASAWSAVRQMIVAAAEDERSELRLRVRASLLSLGARMATDGRLQQKVDGWVEGAAVYVVTTYRDEITSLITDTVAGWDAEHTSKKIEAHIGRDLQFIRINGTVVGSLAGLAIYAVSRALGA